A genomic segment from Ciona intestinalis chromosome 10, KH, whole genome shotgun sequence encodes:
- the LOC100184174 gene encoding nucleoporin nup124-like isoform X2 produces the protein MSMANVSEGPAEHAKDLPGEFLRLLQELSAEIENESRIVAEEKCLIDKYEAGIKECTNDNKHLEESNLELNSSLKHLMGVAESQHLQLESSQETGELLRQQAKSKEEEYYRVKQKHHHLKNACGRKYEHYQEIYCERMLAYESLPLVPEYKRQVSKVEELEAVLHDTKKDLDAVKREMATLQAEQDTVNLKFPTLADWGVNLAQTMLSIKQLKFKSSKMKTVNELQQELKYLSMKKASILQVPKSKPIMKVPSAEQIPQSTIGMTKLEPFGGSKRSVPVPNFLSFFKNRSSIQRSTPSGSSGSSLRSSSGYSSLPNIKAMLTPNKPKLPAAAPVGRLESEKQKQSVDTSMVPQVVDLTTSEENEQILRKSISLSNLQDQKLKVKEPVIKSHDSRAQSGSLSVWLNTTSANDTTQDKKQDIENAMEVTENISTETEEKSQKQMPKSVSIPNAPTWSHPLPQPSGYNRVSDLPLLRKVQMKMVHEKSSKSLSPGSPQCRSPETKQTSPSKSHYFPGYFDGAVYDLPMKSGESLSPVSSQKTSPRTPEMVHMMTNQHREMMAELEKSPDDFYEMQANVIAPSSASNMAHPNNTRFHVTSPPSPAISSQSPEYKTPEGFSFGVGEVTSPSGDETKSPPFSFNFQAPAQASPTEAMSFNFMSSGETSPPQNLGFNFGNAKPAQNDSGFSFSFDRQENTGSSSTGFTGFSGASTQQSTSSPSPFFTFSDTNNNTDSDTSFSALFGCGK, from the exons ATGTCCATGGCTAATGTTTCAGAAGGTCCAGCCGAACACGCGAAAGATTTGCCTGGGGAATTTTTAAGGCTTCTGCAAGAGTTAAGTGCCGAGATAGAGAACGAATCACGAATTGTTGCTGAAGAGAAGTGTCTTATTGATA AATATGAGGCTGGTATAAAGGAATGCACGAATGATAATAAACATCTTGAGGAAAGCAACTTGGAACTTAATTCAAGTCTTAAACATCTAATGGGAGTCGCTGAAAGTCAACATCTCCAACTTGAAAG ttcaCAAGAAACAGGAGAACTACTAAGACAGCAAGCCAAGTCAAAAGAAGAAGAATATTACAGAGTTAAACAGAAACACCATCACCTTAA AAATGCGTGTGGAAGAAAATATGAGCATTATCAGGAGATttattgtgagcgtatgttgGCGTATGAGTCTCTACCATTGGTGCCGGAATATAAAAGACAAGTTAGTAAGGTGGAGGAACTAGAAGCAGTGTTGCATGATACAAAAAAGGATTTAGATGCAGTGAAGCGAGAAATGGCAACACTTCAGGCAGAGCAAG ATActgtgaatttaaaatttccaaCCTTGGCGGATTGGGGCGTTAATCT AGCCCAAACAATGCTATcaatcaaacaattaaaattcaaatcGAGCAAAATGAAAACTGTGAATGAATTACAACAAGAGCTAAAATACCTTAGCATGAAGAAAGCAAGCATTTTGcag GTACCAAAGTCAAAACCAATAATGAAAGTACCAAGTGCAGAACAAATCCCACAATCTACAATAGGAATGACCAAGCTGGAACCATTTGGTGGCAGCAAAAGATCTGTACCG GTTCCAaactttttgtctttttttaaaaaccgaTCATCTATCCAACGTTCAACACCTTCTGGTTCAAGTGGAAGTAGTTTACGCAGTAGTTCTGGATATTCAAGTCTTCCAAATATTAAAGCTATGCTCACTCCTAATAAGCCTAAACTG CCTGCAGCAGCACCAGTTGGTAGATTGGAGTCAGAGAAGCAGAAGCAAAGCGTGGATACTTCTATGGTTCCTCAAGTGGTTGATCTCACTACTAGTGAAGAGAATGAACAAATTCTTAGGAAAAGTATATCTCTATCTAATCTGCAAGACCAGAAACTCAAA GTTAAAGAGCCAGTTATTAAATCCCATGACAGCAGAGCACAGAGTGGTTCGTTATCTGTGTGGTTAAATACAACATCTGCTAATGACACAACCCAAGATAAAAAACAA GACATTGAAAATGCAATGGAAGTAACTGAAAACATTTCAACTGAAACTGAAGAAAagtcacaaaaacaaatgcccaaaa GTGTAAGTATCCCCAATGCTCCAACATGGTCTCACCCTCTACCACAACCAAGTGGGTACAATCGTGTTAGTGACTTACCACTGCTGAGAAAGGTACAAATGAAAATGGTTCATGAAAAGTCATCGAAAAGTTTATCTCCTGGATCCCCACAGTGCAG ATCAccagaaacaaaacaaacttcaCCTTCGAAGAGTCATTACTTTCCAGGTTATTTTGATGGTGCTGTTTATGACTTACCTATGAAG AGTGGAGAATCATTGTCACCAGTCAGTTCTCAGAAAACAT cacCTCGTACACCAGAGATGGTTCATATGATGACCAACCAACACAGAGAGATGATGGCTGAACTTGAAAAATCTCCTGATGATTTCTATGAGATGCAAGCCAATGTTATTGCTCCAAGTAGTGCTTCAAACATG GCCCACCCCAACAATACCAGATTTCATGTCACATCTCCACCATCACCAGCCATTAGTTCACAATCACCCGAATACAAAACCCCAGAAGGTTTCTCGTTTGGTGTTGGTGAGGTTACAAGCCCCAGCGGCGACGAAACAAAATCTCCTCccttttcttttaattttcaagCTCCTGCTCAAGCCTCACCCACCGAGGCAATGAGTTTTAATTTCATGTCTTCTGGAGAAACTTCTCCCCCACAAAATCTAGGGTTTAACTTTGGCAATGCAAAACCTGCACAAAACGACTCTGGTTTTTCATTTAGTTTTGACAGGCAGGAAAACACAGGGAGTTCTTCAACAGGCTTTACAGGTTTTTCTGGCGCTTCCACACAACAAAGCACAAGTTCTCCTTCTCCATTCTTTACGTTCAGTGACACAAATAACAACACAGATTCAGACACCTCGTTCTCGGCTTTGTTTGGTTGTGGAAAATGA
- the LOC100175495 gene encoding phospholipase ABHD3, whose translation MIELSPATALLTGTVCYWAYYLTHYGKKPELHHKKGTKFDSFLENHVPKLKIPYWSFFWVPGGKLQTIVASLLPVKYNVEYTREAVMTSDGGQFTLAWANKEEGNQHSPVVVILPGLVSTSETGYIKCIVDAVLKKGHRAVVVVNRGLELPCLTGKAFCATHTSDFEQAMEIIKQRNPNIPVMAIGVSLGSLILGRYLSIKQEKSQLQAAFLYSCPFDTVRGSASIEKWDNWLLYNIVLTNNLKQIYIRHKEKFEDIVDHTEVMGSRSIREVDMHFTSKVFGYESVDHYYQDSRLTAKRLQSIQIPTLCLCANDDAFIPDSALPRNDVKETEYVALAVTSGGGHVSHLSGANPFTTPYYIDVISDYMTAVFEHGTDLH comes from the exons ATGATTGAGCTTTCACCTGCCACTGCTTTGCTCACAGGCACCGTGTGCTACTGGGCATATTACTTAACACATTATGGAAAG AAACCAGAATTACACCACAAGAAAGGGACAAAATTTGACTCGTTTTTGGAGAACCACGTTCCCAAACTAAAGATTCCATATTGGTCGTTCTTCTGGGTTCCTGGTGGAAAGTTGCAAACCATCGTTGCTTCGTTACTGCCTGTTAAATATAACGTGGAGTATACAAG AGAAGCCGTAATGACATCAGATGGTGGTCAGTTTACACTTGCATGGGCAAATAAGGaagaaggaaatcaacatTCTCCTGTAGTTGTTATACTTCCTGGTCTTGTATCTACCAGTGAAACAGGTTACATAAAGTGTATTGTGGATGCCGTATTAAAGAAAGGACACAGAGCGGTTGTGGTGGTCAATAGGGGCTTAGAACTACCTTGCCTg actGGAAAAGCTTTCTGTGCGACACACACCAGTGACTTTGAACAAGCCAtggaaataattaaacagaGAAATCCTAACATACCAGTTATGGCGATTGGTGTTTCACTTGGAAG ctTGATTCTTGGAAGATATCTTTCAATAAAGCAAGAGAAAAGTCAACTACAAGCAGCTTTCTTGTATTCATGTCCATTTGACACAGTACGTGGGTCAGCAAGCATTGAAAAGTGGGACAACTGGCTTTTATACAACATTGTTCTCACTAATAACCTAAAGCAAATATACATCAG ACACAAGGAAAAGTTTGAAGATATAGTTGATCATACAGAGGTAATGGGGTCACGCAGCATAAGAGAGGTGGACATGCACTTTACATCTAA ggtatttggatatgaATCGGTTGATCATTATTACCAAGACAGTCGGCTTACTGCAAAACGTCTTCAGTCAATTCAAATACCTACATTATGTCTATGTGCCAATGATGATGCTTTCATTCCTGATAGTG CTCTTCCCCGCAATGACGTTAAAGAAACGGAGTATGTAGCTTTAGCTGTGACAAGTGGTGGCGGTCACGTGAGCCACCTTAGTGGCGCTAATCCATTTACAACCCCATACTACATTGATGTCATAAGTGATTATATGACGGCTGTTTTTGAGCATGGAACAGATTTGCATTGA
- the LOC100179479 gene encoding arachidonate 5-lipoxygenase-like — MLENFRSMRSNAMNHLLPPNPFKDEGPRIVYHVTVTTGAMKYAGTDSNVYIAMTGASGEKTSLAKLDNSFHDDFERGSVDKFKVKLEDIGKPVILTIKHEEAGMFADWFVTSAVVQKAGDNAVYKFPVNMWVTGTVDIALGTAKLFHQEENPILLSHRRHELEKKRQEIKWRSPESEDAKGLPGYIFGDALEDLPRNLRLEEGMLKEFEETKKMGKNNIMEKFHGVMDKWDQFADFKNVLMHPKLPKVPDFQQNWERDEEFARQLLNGCDPTLLKRCDELPKKFPVTNKMANSQLTRGVSLEQEIKNGNIYIIDLEMLDGMPCGRSPINQTTYFSCAPICLLYVNSKKNLVPIAIQLWQQPGANNPIWTPSDSDCDWMLAKIYFRNAEANVQLLVGKLFQTHLILEPFAVAVHRCLSQSHPILKLLLPHLRYACAGNLVIRTCLINSGGAMDKLMSYGGGAQKHIIRESFRNFKYEDLNIRKLLAENGTADRTKLPGYYFREDAFLLWDCLVKYVSKIVRFFYKSNEDVKRDEEIQNCIREVRNDGLGWEKGNDKGLPKEITNTEQLVELVVSLIFTATFRSAAVTNGLFDICMNVPNSPLNMALPPPTEKGKASHDLILQSLPSKASSCMQVTLCHALSKHADEQVYMADYPVDMFCEEPAQRAAVHFRDELQRFSSIIRSRNEGSNIPYEYMLPEKVPIAIAI; from the exons ATGTTGGAAAACTTTCGCTCGATGAGATCAAACGCCATGAACCACCTTCTGCCACCGAACCCATTCAAGGACGAAGGACCAAGGATCGTCTATCACGTGACTGTAACG ACCGGTGCTATGAAGTACGCTGGTACCGATTCAAACGTCTACATTGCTATGACGGGGGCGAGCGGTGAGAAGACGAGTTTGGCAAAGTTAGACAACTCGTTTCATGATGACTTCGAACGTGGTAGTGTcgataaatttaaagttaaactggAAGATATCGGCAAGCCAGTCATTCTTACCATAA AACACGAAGAAGCGGGAATGTTTGCTGATTGGTTCGTGACTTCGGCTGTTGTACAGAAGGCTGGTGACAACGCTGTTTATAAGTTCCCTGTAAACATGTGGGTAACTGGTACGGTGGACATTGCACTTGGAACAGCGAAGTTGTTTCACCAAGAAGAGAATCCAATCCTGCTTTCCCATCGACGTCACGAACTTGAAAAGAAGAGACAGGAGATCAAATGGCGATCTCCTGAAAGCGAAGACGCAAAGGGATTACCTG GTTACATTTTCGGCGACGCTTTAGAAGACCTGCCCCGTAACCTGAGGCTTGAAGAAGGTATGCTGAAGGAGTTTGAAGAGACCAAAAAAATGGGAAAGAATAATATCATGGAAAAATTCCacg GGGTTATGGACAAATGGGATCAGTTTGCTGATTTTAAAAACGTTCTCATGCATCCGAAGCTGCCGAAAGTACCAGACTTCCaacaaaa TTGGGAACGTGACGAAGAATTCGCTCGCCAACTACTTAACGGTTGCGATCCTACTTTGTTGAAAAGATGCGACGAATTGCCCAAGAAATTCccagttacaaataaaatggCAAACTCGCAATTGACACGGGGTGTATCGTTAGAGCAAGAAATTAAG AACGGTAACATTTACATCATCGACCTTGAGATGCTCGACGGCATGCCATGTGGAAGAAGTCCCATCAACCAAACAACATATTTCTCGTGTGCACCAATATGTTTGTTGTACGTTAACAGCAAGAAGAATTTGGTTCCCATAGCGATCCAGCTATGGCAGCAACCAGGAGCAAACAACCCGATTTGGACCCCAAGCGATTCCGACTGCGATTGGATGCTTGCGAAAATCTATTTCCGTAATGCAGAAGCGAATGTACAACTG TTGGTCGGGAAATTGTTCCAAACTCATTTAATCCTGGAGCCGTTCGCTGTGGCTGTTCACCGGTGTCTCTCACAGTCGCATCCAATCCTTAAGcttcttcttcctcatctCCGGTACGCATGTGCAGGAAACCTTGTCATTCGTACTTGCCTCATTAATTCAGGGGGAGCCATGGATAAACTGATGTCTTATG GCGGAGGCGCCCAAAAACACATCATCCGCGAATCGTTTCGTAACTTTAAATATGAGGATTTGAACATACGGAAATTGCTTGCTGAAAATGGTACAGCTGATCGTACAAAACTACCTGGTTATTATTTCCGAGAAGATGCTTTTCTACTGTGGGATTGCTTGGTCAAATACGTGTCGAAAATCGTGAGATTCTTCTACAAATCGAATGAG GACGTGAAACGAGATGAGGAAATACAGAATTGTATTCGTGAAGTACGGAATGACGGTTTGGGTTGGGAAAAAGGGAACGACAAAG GATTACCAAAGGAAATAACAAACACTGAACAACTGGTCGAATTGGTCGTGAGCCTTATTTTTACTGCGACTTTTAGAAGTGCTGCAGTTACTAACGGGTTGTTTGATATTTGTATGAATGTCCCGAATTCCCCGTTGAATATGGCGTTGCCACCACCTACTGAAAAAGGAAag gCAAGCCATGATCTGATACTGCAAAGTCTGCCAAGCAAAGCATCAAGTTGTATGCAAGTAACGCTGTGTCATGCACTATCGAAACACGCAGATGAACAG GTCTACATGGCCGACTATCCTGTCGACATGTTTTGTGAGGAACCTGCCCAGAGAGCTGCAGTTCACTTCAGAGATGAATTACAAAGATTTTCTTCAATTATTCGATCCCGAAACGAAGGATCTAATATTCCATATGAATATATGCTACCAGAAAAAGTACCGATCGCTATTGCTATTTAG
- the LOC100177821 gene encoding uncharacterized protein LOC100177821 isoform X1, with protein MLATSVLLHVIRIVTSLFEELLVQINDQTTRTEECPTTTTTTTTVAVQPTLPQESSKKKKFGFLDKEIEIINPDEVEYLDLLSNLETRFRSRAKYWKRRATCFRYLNMSIIITVILIQVFQVVVINVDEASTSFKHLVGTVAPAIATAVIGLQTKLKLDEKSKKCKSAAVTYDKMLKVATYRLELYAAGGRVKDIADLWNDYLKAEVEDIVGPVLPI; from the exons ATGCTTGCCACAAGTGTTCTTCTACATGTTATTCGGATAGTAACTTCACTTTTTG AAGAATTGCTGGTTCAGATAAATGACCAAACGACAAGAACCGAAG AATgtccaacaacaacaacaacaacaacaacagttgctGTACAGCCGACACTCCCGCAGGAAAGCTCAAAGAAAAAGAAGTTTGGATTTCTAGATAAAGAAATTGAG ATTATAAATCCAGACGAGGTGGAGTATTTGGATTTGCTTTCAAATCTAGAAACCCGGTTTCGAAGTAGAGCAAAATACTGGAAGAGACGAGCTACATGCTTCCGTTACTTAAACATGTCGATTATTATCACGGTTATCCTAATCCAAGTATTTCag GTAGTAGTGATAAATGTCGATGAAGCATCGACTTCATTTAAACATCTTGTTGGAACTGTGGCTCCAGCAATTGCAACAGCAGTGATTGGACTTCAAACGAAACTAAAACTCGATGAAAAATCGAAAAAGTGCAAATCGG CTGCAGTGACTTACGATAAGATGCTTAAGGTCGCCACCTACCGGTTGGAATTATACGCAGCAGGTGGTCGCGTGAAGGACATCGCGGACCTCTGGAACGACTATTTAAAAGCAGAAGTCGAAGACATAGTCGGACCTGTTCTACCGATATAA
- the LOC100177821 gene encoding uncharacterized protein LOC100177821 isoform X2 codes for MDADKELLVQINDQTTRTEECPTTTTTTTTVAVQPTLPQESSKKKKFGFLDKEIEIINPDEVEYLDLLSNLETRFRSRAKYWKRRATCFRYLNMSIIITVILIQVFQVVVINVDEASTSFKHLVGTVAPAIATAVIGLQTKLKLDEKSKKCKSAAVTYDKMLKVATYRLELYAAGGRVKDIADLWNDYLKAEVEDIVGPVLPI; via the exons ATGGATGCAGAca AAGAATTGCTGGTTCAGATAAATGACCAAACGACAAGAACCGAAG AATgtccaacaacaacaacaacaacaacaacagttgctGTACAGCCGACACTCCCGCAGGAAAGCTCAAAGAAAAAGAAGTTTGGATTTCTAGATAAAGAAATTGAG ATTATAAATCCAGACGAGGTGGAGTATTTGGATTTGCTTTCAAATCTAGAAACCCGGTTTCGAAGTAGAGCAAAATACTGGAAGAGACGAGCTACATGCTTCCGTTACTTAAACATGTCGATTATTATCACGGTTATCCTAATCCAAGTATTTCag GTAGTAGTGATAAATGTCGATGAAGCATCGACTTCATTTAAACATCTTGTTGGAACTGTGGCTCCAGCAATTGCAACAGCAGTGATTGGACTTCAAACGAAACTAAAACTCGATGAAAAATCGAAAAAGTGCAAATCGG CTGCAGTGACTTACGATAAGATGCTTAAGGTCGCCACCTACCGGTTGGAATTATACGCAGCAGGTGGTCGCGTGAAGGACATCGCGGACCTCTGGAACGACTATTTAAAAGCAGAAGTCGAAGACATAGTCGGACCTGTTCTACCGATATAA
- the LOC100184174 gene encoding nucleoporin nup124-like isoform X1 — protein MSMANVSEGPAEHAKDLPGEFLRLLQELSAEIENESRIVAEEKCLIDKYEAGIKECTNDNKHLEESNLELNSSLKHLMGVAESQHLQLESSQETGELLRQQAKSKEEEYYRVKQKHHHLKNACGRKYEHYQEIYCERMLAYESLPLVPEYKRQVSKVEELEAVLHDTKKDLDAVKREMATLQAEQDTVNLKFPTLADWGVNLAQTMLSIKQLKFKSSKMKTVNELQQELKYLSMKKASILQKHEIERKQIPIQNQVPKSKPIMKVPSAEQIPQSTIGMTKLEPFGGSKRSVPVPNFLSFFKNRSSIQRSTPSGSSGSSLRSSSGYSSLPNIKAMLTPNKPKLPAAAPVGRLESEKQKQSVDTSMVPQVVDLTTSEENEQILRKSISLSNLQDQKLKVKEPVIKSHDSRAQSGSLSVWLNTTSANDTTQDKKQDIENAMEVTENISTETEEKSQKQMPKSVSIPNAPTWSHPLPQPSGYNRVSDLPLLRKVQMKMVHEKSSKSLSPGSPQCRSPETKQTSPSKSHYFPGYFDGAVYDLPMKSGESLSPVSSQKTSPRTPEMVHMMTNQHREMMAELEKSPDDFYEMQANVIAPSSASNMAHPNNTRFHVTSPPSPAISSQSPEYKTPEGFSFGVGEVTSPSGDETKSPPFSFNFQAPAQASPTEAMSFNFMSSGETSPPQNLGFNFGNAKPAQNDSGFSFSFDRQENTGSSSTGFTGFSGASTQQSTSSPSPFFTFSDTNNNTDSDTSFSALFGCGK, from the exons ATGTCCATGGCTAATGTTTCAGAAGGTCCAGCCGAACACGCGAAAGATTTGCCTGGGGAATTTTTAAGGCTTCTGCAAGAGTTAAGTGCCGAGATAGAGAACGAATCACGAATTGTTGCTGAAGAGAAGTGTCTTATTGATA AATATGAGGCTGGTATAAAGGAATGCACGAATGATAATAAACATCTTGAGGAAAGCAACTTGGAACTTAATTCAAGTCTTAAACATCTAATGGGAGTCGCTGAAAGTCAACATCTCCAACTTGAAAG ttcaCAAGAAACAGGAGAACTACTAAGACAGCAAGCCAAGTCAAAAGAAGAAGAATATTACAGAGTTAAACAGAAACACCATCACCTTAA AAATGCGTGTGGAAGAAAATATGAGCATTATCAGGAGATttattgtgagcgtatgttgGCGTATGAGTCTCTACCATTGGTGCCGGAATATAAAAGACAAGTTAGTAAGGTGGAGGAACTAGAAGCAGTGTTGCATGATACAAAAAAGGATTTAGATGCAGTGAAGCGAGAAATGGCAACACTTCAGGCAGAGCAAG ATActgtgaatttaaaatttccaaCCTTGGCGGATTGGGGCGTTAATCT AGCCCAAACAATGCTATcaatcaaacaattaaaattcaaatcGAGCAAAATGAAAACTGTGAATGAATTACAACAAGAGCTAAAATACCTTAGCATGAAGAAAGCAAGCATTTTGcag AAACATGAAATAGAGAGAAAACAGATTCCCATTCAAAATCAA GTACCAAAGTCAAAACCAATAATGAAAGTACCAAGTGCAGAACAAATCCCACAATCTACAATAGGAATGACCAAGCTGGAACCATTTGGTGGCAGCAAAAGATCTGTACCG GTTCCAaactttttgtctttttttaaaaaccgaTCATCTATCCAACGTTCAACACCTTCTGGTTCAAGTGGAAGTAGTTTACGCAGTAGTTCTGGATATTCAAGTCTTCCAAATATTAAAGCTATGCTCACTCCTAATAAGCCTAAACTG CCTGCAGCAGCACCAGTTGGTAGATTGGAGTCAGAGAAGCAGAAGCAAAGCGTGGATACTTCTATGGTTCCTCAAGTGGTTGATCTCACTACTAGTGAAGAGAATGAACAAATTCTTAGGAAAAGTATATCTCTATCTAATCTGCAAGACCAGAAACTCAAA GTTAAAGAGCCAGTTATTAAATCCCATGACAGCAGAGCACAGAGTGGTTCGTTATCTGTGTGGTTAAATACAACATCTGCTAATGACACAACCCAAGATAAAAAACAA GACATTGAAAATGCAATGGAAGTAACTGAAAACATTTCAACTGAAACTGAAGAAAagtcacaaaaacaaatgcccaaaa GTGTAAGTATCCCCAATGCTCCAACATGGTCTCACCCTCTACCACAACCAAGTGGGTACAATCGTGTTAGTGACTTACCACTGCTGAGAAAGGTACAAATGAAAATGGTTCATGAAAAGTCATCGAAAAGTTTATCTCCTGGATCCCCACAGTGCAG ATCAccagaaacaaaacaaacttcaCCTTCGAAGAGTCATTACTTTCCAGGTTATTTTGATGGTGCTGTTTATGACTTACCTATGAAG AGTGGAGAATCATTGTCACCAGTCAGTTCTCAGAAAACAT cacCTCGTACACCAGAGATGGTTCATATGATGACCAACCAACACAGAGAGATGATGGCTGAACTTGAAAAATCTCCTGATGATTTCTATGAGATGCAAGCCAATGTTATTGCTCCAAGTAGTGCTTCAAACATG GCCCACCCCAACAATACCAGATTTCATGTCACATCTCCACCATCACCAGCCATTAGTTCACAATCACCCGAATACAAAACCCCAGAAGGTTTCTCGTTTGGTGTTGGTGAGGTTACAAGCCCCAGCGGCGACGAAACAAAATCTCCTCccttttcttttaattttcaagCTCCTGCTCAAGCCTCACCCACCGAGGCAATGAGTTTTAATTTCATGTCTTCTGGAGAAACTTCTCCCCCACAAAATCTAGGGTTTAACTTTGGCAATGCAAAACCTGCACAAAACGACTCTGGTTTTTCATTTAGTTTTGACAGGCAGGAAAACACAGGGAGTTCTTCAACAGGCTTTACAGGTTTTTCTGGCGCTTCCACACAACAAAGCACAAGTTCTCCTTCTCCATTCTTTACGTTCAGTGACACAAATAACAACACAGATTCAGACACCTCGTTCTCGGCTTTGTTTGGTTGTGGAAAATGA